A window of the Motacilla alba alba isolate MOTALB_02 chromosome 26, Motacilla_alba_V1.0_pri, whole genome shotgun sequence genome harbors these coding sequences:
- the NRAS gene encoding GTPase NRas, producing the protein MTEYKLVVVGAGGVGKSALTIQLIQNHFVDEYDPTIEDSYRKQVVIDGETCLLDILDTAGQEEYSAMRDQYMRTGEGFLCVFAINNSKSFADINLYREQIKRVKDSDDVPMVLVGNKCDLPTRTVDTKQAQELAKSYGIPFIETSAKTRQGVEDAFYTLVREIRQYRMKKLNSSEDGNQGCMGLSCLVM; encoded by the exons ATGACCGAGTACAAGCTGGTGGTGGTGGGCGCCGGCGGCGTGGGCAAGAGCGCGCTGACCATCCAGCTCATCCAGAACCACTTCGTGGACGAGTACGACCCCACCATCGAG GACTCGTACCGCAAGCAGGTGGTGATCGATGGCGAGACGTGCCTGCTGGACATCCTGGACACGGCGGGGCAGGAGGAGTACAGCGCCATGAGGGACCAGTACATGAGGACAGGGGAGGGCTTCCTCTGCGTCTTCGCCATCAACAACAGCAAATCCTTCGCCGACATCAACCTCTACAG AGAACAGATCAAGAGAGTGAAGGACTCAGATGACGTGCCCATGGTGCTGGTGGGGAACAAGTGTGATCTGCCCACGAGAACAGTGGACACAAAACAGGCCCAAGAATTGGCAAAAAGCTACGGAATCCCCTTCATAGAGACCTCTGCAAAAACAAGACAG GGTGTGGAAGATGCTTTTTACACCCTGGTGAGGGAGATCCGGCAGTACCGGATGAAGAAGCTCAACAGCAGCGAGGATGGGAACCAGGGCTGCATGGGGTTGTCCTGCCTTGTCATGTGA